The genomic stretch GCTTACTTCAATGATGACAACCTTGAAGCGAGAGAAGCGATGAGCTTAGCGGCATTACAAGCAGGAATGTCATTTACAAATGCATCGGTTTGTCTCGTTCACGGAATGTCGCGACCAATAGGGGCTCTCTTCCATGTGCCACATGGCTATTCCAATGCGATGCTCTTACCTGCTGTTCTTGAATTTAGTAAGGGTGCCTGTCAGCAGCGCCTTGCCCATATCGGTCGCATTTTCCAACCTGGCAGTGCCACTCTTACTGATGAAGAAGCAGCTGAACAAGCGGTGGCTTCCGTTCAAGAACTTTGTCGCACGTTAAACATTCCCAATCTGAAATCGTGGGGCATTGAGCAAGAAGCCTTTAACCGAGCCGTTTCTAAGATGGCGGCGGATGCGCTTGATAGTGGGAGTCCAAGCCATAACCCTCGCGTTCCTACTCAAGCAGAATTAGAAGAACTTTATCTCACTTGCTATGATTACCAATTTCGTAGCGAGCACAAGGTTCAATAACGCGCTTAGAGGGTACAGGGAGGGAAAAACATGCTAGGCATGCTGGGCTTAATTTTATCCTTAGGCCTCCTCATTTATTTGACGATGAAAGGGATCAACATCATTATTGCGGCGATTCTTTGCGCCGTGCTCGTTGCCCTTACTGGAGGACTAAATCTAGAAACAGCGTTAACCGATTATTACATGACGGGATTCACGTCTTACTTTGCTTCATGGTTTCTCATATTCTTATTAGGAGCCATCTTTGGAAAAGTGATGCAGGAAACGAAAGCGGCAGACAGTATTGCGAATTGGATTAAGAATACGCTCGGTCCTTCTCGCTCCGTCTTTGCGGTCGTTGCGGCAGCAGCCATCATGACCTACGGCGGCGTTAGCTTATTCGTTGTCGGCTTTGCGGTTTATCCCATTGCCGTCTCTCTTTTTAAATTAGCGAACCTGCCACATCGCTTTATCCCTGCAGCACTCGTCTTTGGCTCGATTTCCTTTACGATGACAGCTCCGGGATCACCAGAAATTCAGAACCTGATTCCAACCGAGTACTTTGGAACCAAACCAACGGCTGGTGGGTTCATCGGCATTCTTATTGCCATCTTGATCATGCTAACGGGTGGATGGTTGTTAGGAAAAATGGTGAAAAAAGCGGTGCGGAATGGGGAAACTTTCTCATTACCTAACGCTACTTCAAAAGCATCAAATGAAATCGCTGCAACAGCCGAGCTGAAGCAGGTGTTGCCAGAACCAGAGCCAGAGGAAAAGCACTATCCTAATGTCATTTTAGCCATCTTGCCACTCGTCACGGTAATCGTCTCGTTAAATACGCTGTCCAATTTCATTTCATCAACCGGGGCCGCCCTTATTTCGCTCGCTTCCGGTATTGCTTTAGCGTGTGTGATTATGCTTCCATACTTACAAGAATTCTGGAACCCGCTTGCGAAAGGGACGCATGATGCGTTAATTGCTGCTGCGAATACTTGCGCCGTAGTTGGCTTTGGTAGCGTGGCGGCACAGGTCGGGGCTTTTCAAACCGTGGTTGATGGACTTGTGAATATTCCGGGTCCACCACTGATGGGACTTGCAATTGCAGTCACGCTTATATGTGGACTAACGGGCTCAGCGTCCGGTGGTCTTGGAATCGCACTCCCGATTTTATCCCCGATTTATTTAGGGATGGGGAACTTAGATCCTGGCGCGATGCACCGTATTTCAGCCCTTGCATCAGGTGGACTCGATTCGCTTCCACATAATGGCTATGTGGTGACCACGATTCGTGCGATTTGTGGCGAGACACATAAGCGTTCTTACGGACCGATCTTTTTACTTAGCGTTATCCTGCCGACGATCGCTTTGATCCTGGCAGTGATTCTATACTCGATTTTCTAAAAAGTGTACAAAAAGGAAGGGGACTTTAACATGGCAACGACAACAACTAATATTCTTCAAAATTACATTAACGGTAAATGGGTAGATGCAAAAACCGATCAATTTCAATCTGTACCGAACCCAGCAACGGGTGAAGAACTCGCACAGGTACCGATTTCATCAAGAGAAGATCTTGATGAAGCAGTAAAA from Bacillus sp. Cs-700 encodes the following:
- a CDS encoding GntP family permease — encoded protein: MLGMLGLILSLGLLIYLTMKGINIIIAAILCAVLVALTGGLNLETALTDYYMTGFTSYFASWFLIFLLGAIFGKVMQETKAADSIANWIKNTLGPSRSVFAVVAAAAIMTYGGVSLFVVGFAVYPIAVSLFKLANLPHRFIPAALVFGSISFTMTAPGSPEIQNLIPTEYFGTKPTAGGFIGILIAILIMLTGGWLLGKMVKKAVRNGETFSLPNATSKASNEIAATAELKQVLPEPEPEEKHYPNVILAILPLVTVIVSLNTLSNFISSTGAALISLASGIALACVIMLPYLQEFWNPLAKGTHDALIAAANTCAVVGFGSVAAQVGAFQTVVDGLVNIPGPPLMGLAIAVTLICGLTGSASGGLGIALPILSPIYLGMGNLDPGAMHRISALASGGLDSLPHNGYVVTTIRAICGETHKRSYGPIFLLSVILPTIALILAVILYSIF